The window ttttgtagTGATATGATTTGTTATATGTTAGAGATGATGATCAGGATTGTGTAATGATATAAGGTTAATCATCACAAGATGATAATTAAATATTTGTTAAATTAATATAATTCAATGTGCTCAAATAAGTAAAACtataatttaatattattttagcATCAACTAATTTTCAGTAAATTTTTATTTAAGTTTTACATTACTCATGATGTTAATCAGTAATCATTTTTAATATTTCACaaattaaataattataaatatgtcAAACAAATAAGATAATAATTTTCTATGATTAATTTCGTTTGATACcaaccgcgcatcgcgcgggtacgaatactagtgattaaaaaaatgacaaaagtaGAGTAAAGTTATGATTTTGCGTAGGGGTGTTCAAATGAGACCGAAAAACCGATCCGAACCGGTAAACTAAGTCAAATCGACTTAATAAATCGAAAACCGgcttggtttgacttgatttggttttaaattttaaaaaaccgataacatttggtttggtttggtgttaaacCAAAAAAACCCAAACCAaaccgatagatacatacacatatatatatatatatatatatatatatcttcttcaAAGTTTTGGCTCAAACCAAGTCCAACataaattcaaataattagaaagaaaagtgtagcccatttaagtttaaggtaaaataaaataaaaatttgctAAAGGTAAAATAAAAATCCCCCCCTATCCAGTGTTAAGGTTCCCTCTTTTACATGTCATCTGAATTACTACTAATAAACTAGCATTTTATCAGTAACAAATTAAAGGGAAGAAAATggcaattggaatttaaaaagatTTGGTAGATGACTTTGTCATTCTGTTTATCATTTTCTATTTTAACTTCTGTGCTTTCTTCTCAATGCTTGATAAACACGATGAGTCTAGATAACAAAAAATCAGGAGGGCTGCGTAATATCAAAAAGCTATATGTAGGGAGGTAACTAGAATCATGAAAAGTAGTTGTTACGTTTCTGTAATTCCTATACCCATAGCCATAGGCCTATACCTAAATAAAGTTAATGAAATAATTAAGAAGATTCTTAGATTTGAGTGGCTCACGTCAAAGCTGTATTTAATTACCATTTAATTCAAAGGTTCTTTGTATTAATACATTCTTAAAATCCGAAAAAATCGAACCAAATCGataaaaccgaaaaatcgaaaccgatagaatttatactataatgatttggtttggtttgaatataaaaaaaaaaaaccgacttaattggtttggtttggttttaaccaaaaaccgagtcaaaccgaacCGTGAACACCTTATTTTTGCGTTTTACTTAAAAAATCCTGTTCTTTTTTATCTTTAAAACCTGATTTTTATATTATAAATTAtcagaaaattttgaaaattatgATAGCATCAAATTTTAATTCTTTATGCAAATTTGTAATTTCTATTGCAGCTCTCTTGTGTGTGCTTATATGTTTCTCATATACCGGAGATGATAAAAATACAGCAAAGTAGAGTGAAAGCTATggttttgcactttttttttttttttttaaatgttctTCTTACTTTGAAATATTTTTCTTTAGATTATAAttttaaacataaaaataaaaattatgataGCACCAAAGTTTAATTCTCTATGCAAATGTGAGATTTGCATTGCAACTTATTCATGTGTTCTTTTGTGTTTCTCATATACTGAAGACGATAGACTTATATGGAAGGTTTATTTTTATTTAGATGCATATGTATTTTTTCGGAGTATGAGTGATGACGActtttcctcctcctcctcctcttcccccttttttttttcacttttgttGACATTtcttttatttatctttttgttGAATGATGTTGATATAAGTAAAGGTTCTTATTGAATTATCATGAGAATTGGGAGAAGAATGAAATCTTGATACATTTGTTTCTCCGCTTAAAAAGTATACCTTCACAACTTCCTTGTGAGTTATAAAAAATAGTGGAGCGTTCATTACAACATATATGAGTCTTTGAAATGATTACTTACATGCAGGGTGCAGTGCTAATTAGGACAGCGTATCAAAAAACTCCTGGATATTTAATgacaaaataaaaaatttgattCGTGATTCATACTATTCATGAaacatattttattttcttcttaatTAGTGTTACCTTTAGTAAAAATAATTCTAGATTTTTGTTTACGTTTCTAAATTGGGTACCAACAATTACACTTATATGGAAGGTTTACTTTTACTTAGATGCATCTATACTTTTTTCGAAGTTTTAATGATGCCGACTTCtcctccttttttattttttatactttTATTGAcattcctttttatttatttttgttgaaaGATGTGCTTATATATAGCCAGTTCGAGATATATATATTTCTCAAAATTTTGGACAACATTAAGTAGAATAAACGGACTATTGAGAAATAGATTGAGTCAAATCAAACATTGAGATATGTTGaacaaacttcaatattttatatgaGGCATATAAATCCTCAACCATAAAGATCATTTTATGTAGGTTCCATATCCTACGAGTTGGAACAATATTTTTCAAATAAAGTTGTAGTggctttaaaaaaacattttttttttaattttataacatCTTAAAATAGGAGAaaagcaacagaaaaaaaaacaattcaaggaaatgaaatcaaatgccaaATAATTAATTGTAGGAGAAATAAGGATTATTTTATTTATAAACAAAGATGAAGTTTCAgtatgcaaaaaatataaatcaaaTGACTCTACATTTTTATACTTACTTTTTTtttagacaaaaatataatatgGATAGTGAATTTACAACTAGACATCTCAGaagggatttaaaaaaaaaatagcatttgCACGTATCAATAATATAATTGCGAATAAAATGGGAAGGTAAAAAATTTGTGTAAACTAAACTATCTATCTTTTGGTAACTTTAAATATTcgataaaattattttaaaaaagaatGGAGGACATTCTTGTACTCAGGATGGTCCCATTCCAAAGCTTCCCAGTCTTCTTCATGATCCATGTAGATACCTTGAAGAGCTGGAAGAGCTGATGGCTGCCCGTTTAGAAGAGGAAGAGTTAAATGGAAGTCTCTTCAGCTTCTCACAACCGACCACTGTTATACGCTGAATAGAACCACAAGTCATTCTTCCCTTGTATACGCTCTTCAGTTTTGGTAACCAAGTTAAGGTAACATTTTGCAACTTTGGTAGAACAACCTCATCATCCTTGATGCTTCTGCTTTCATTTGAAGGAAAAGGAGACGATGATGAGGCTGAACTAGCGCACTGCTTTGCTTGCTCTTCTTCATCCTCACTCATTATCTCTTCCATTTCCTCGCAGTCCTCTACTACTATATCCGTCAGATTTAGGAGGTATTGCAGCAACCACCTAGGGATTAGATTCTTCATTTTATGACACGAATAAACATTAAGCCTGCAGAGATGGGAAAAGGTTCCAACTGGAGGCAAAGCTTCTCCTAACTCCAACTTAACAAGACCACTGAATTCCTCTAAGCCCCTCAAGGTCAATCTCTCAAGACTCGAGAAGGGGCTGCAAGTAGACGTCAGTTCATGATCTCCCATCATTCTTCCACCCATTGAGCTACAATTAGATAACCTCATTAAGAACTCTATACCTTTGCAGCTAAAAATTCGAATTGCTCTCAAGTCTTTGGACTGAGTCAGAGATGGAATAGCATCTAACAAGCTATTGCCCAAGGTGAGAATATCACAGTGGTCAATTACTAACTCTTGAGTGTCCAGAGGTAGAAGAGTCACATCTCCCTCTTCTTCTATTTTATCCCCGGTGAGAACCATGCCCCTTAGAACCACTACTTTACAATGAGGAATAATACCGAAACCCAAACTGGGAGATTGTGTCGGATCTAAAGCAATTTGAAAGAAACTCGGCGTCCTGCAAGACTGCCGATGTTTGACAAATCCGTTGAAACTACAAACATCAACAAACACCCCGCGAAATACCTCTAGTTGTCTCATCCCCCTTAAATCTTCTACTCGTACAGCAAAAGGAATCGAGAGGGAATGAAGATTAAAGAGCCTAGCTAAAATACCTACAGCTGGTGTCTTAAATAGTTTCTCCCTTGTTCTCATGTCCAGGAAACTTAAATTAACCAAGCTTGCTAAGCCTTGGGGCACCTCCTTGATGTTTGTGTCAAAAAGGTCCAATTCAGTGAGGTTCTTGAGCTTGTCCAACGGCGGCAGAAATCTAAGTTCTCTACAACGTCGCAGCAGCAATGCAGAGAGACTTGCTAAATTTGTCACGGAACTAGGCAGCTGTTGTATTGCAGTGTAGCTTAGATCCAGAACACATAGACCAGGCATCTGCACCAAAAAAGGATCTACAACTTGACTCAAACTACGATTTCCTCGCAATGAAAAAGTTGTAAGCCGAGGACGTACATTGGATAAGGGCTGTGAAATTTCCTTTATATCATTTGCCATCAAAGAAACCTTGTCCAAGTCCTCTGACCATTCTTGCTCCCCTGGTATTTCACGAAATTGTGCTCCTGCTTTCACCATCCACTTAAATTCATCTCTTGCAATATGCAGTGCCATCTGTCTCACCAAATCATGCATCCTCACACAACTTTCTCCTTCATAATTCAAAACACTTTCTAATAAGCACGCCCTTTCCAGTTTGTTCAACACTGCATGACCTTGATCAAATTCTGCTCTCTTGTTGTTCCTCCTAACTAGCAATCCTTCAACAATAAAAAGGCGAATCAATTCATTTCTCCTAATTTTGAAGTCTTCAGGGTATAAGCAGCAATAAAGAAAACACTTTTGCAGTCTTGGCTCCCTCAACCGATTATAGCTAAAGCGGAGAATGGGAAACACTTCGTTATTCATATTCTCCATTTGCATACAAGATTCTGTGAATTCTTCGAATGCGTCCCTCCACTCAAAAACATCATTCACTCCTTTCATACTTGAAGCCATAGTTATTATCCCCAGTGGCAGTCCATCACATTTCTTTGTCATTTTCCTTGCTATTTCTTCTATTTCATTTGGGAGATTTCCACCATGATCAAGTTTCTCGACAAAGAATTCCCAAGACTCAATCGGCGAAAGTGTTCCTACTTTTACTTTCGTTTTGCAGCCAATTCTGTCACACACCTCAACCGATCGACTGGTAATGATCAGTTTACCTCCACCCATTTCTAGTGGAATTCCTACCTTCTCTACATCAAAAGGGGTCCATACATCATCCAATATGAGAACAAAATTTTTATTCCTCATCAAACTTTGGTACAAACTGGCCGCCCTTTTCTTATCGTCATCCTCAGCTGAAAGATCTAGTCTCAACATCTTAGCAATCTGACTCTGCAGTTTAGTAATGCTAAAATCCTGTGATACAGTGACCCAATAAACATTACTTGTGAATCTTGAATCTTTGAGAAGATGGTTATGGATATGTGTTGCAAGAGTGGTTTTACCCACACCACCCATCCCCCAAATGCCAATACTTGAAACTTCACTCAAAGAGTACTCTACCGCCTCCTTTAGACTCTGCTCAAATGCTTTGCCTTTCAAGTTTGTTGTCACCAAAGGCTGCACTTTTTCTTCATTAGCATTGAGCAAAATCCCCTCCGAAAATTTACCTTGGTCTATGAGGCCTTCCACTTCTTTATGAATTTTATCGGCACGATTCGACAACCCTATGCGTGAAAATTTAGACCTCTGTTCTATTTCTTGCTCAAAGCATCTAAACTCATCCTCTAGTTTTTGTACGTTGCTCTGCCAATTGTCGACCTCTGTCTTCCGTTTCTTACTTGAATGGAGTTCTGCATCTTTTGTTTCAGTCATGACATCCTTACTACGGCTGATCAACACTTGCATCTTAATTCTAAGGGTTTCTATTTTTCCCTCGAGTCCCATGTATGGATCCcatactttctctttgaggatTGATAATGCCTCCATCACTGTTGTAGTAACAAAACATGGCCAGCAAGAAAAGAGAACACTTAGGTGCTGAATATTGGTAGATTACAGAAAAAAGTCAAAAATAAAAAGGTAAGCTCATCTTCCTATGATTTTCAATTATATTTAATGCGAAATTTGGCGTGAACTTATTTTTAAGAATAAAATTTGAAAACAACGAAAGTAATATGCAACTAAATAGTTTTATTTTCCTCTTCTTTATATGTTACTTATATAAAAACTGTTACAGAGATTCTAAGAAGAATCAATATGATTAACTCTGTACAATGAGAAGTGACAATAATTTTGTCGAATAGAAGTAGTGTTGGCTGAATCTTTCGCTTGCCAAATTATAATTAGGATAGTACTCCTATTAAGGAGAAAAAGATTAATACAAGTAACTAAAACAACAAAAAAGGCTAATCAGTATAGTTACTGTTATTAATAATCGTTGATTCTCACTACTGTAATGTGCAGTCAGCTAACGTTGCATAAATCAATTCTCATTTCTCAAAAAGATGCCCAGTTTATTTAATTAAAGGACTCCTTATTCATCTCAATTTTGTGACTAAGGCTATTACTATGATTAATTTCGTCAACGAACATGTGAAGTTATTTTTTTCCAATAATATGGCACAAGCATGGTGGATGAGTTGTACTGTAGTTATATACAGTTATAGTGTAGATTCTAGTTACAAAATTTAGTTTAGGTACTTCTGTATAAATGAAATTTACCCCTTCAACAATTTACGGTGGTTCATCGTTATGTATGCAACTGATTGTCACTTAATCGGGAAAACAAAAAGAATAACAGTCAACTGATTCTGGTTACTAGAAATGAAACCACTGTAGGAACTATATGCCAATTATTCATAAGAATCAAGCTATTTTCTTCTATTCGGTAGAGCTTCAACTACTAATAACAATCAGTAACTTCtagcggttttttttttttttgtcttggtTTGTCTGCTATTTTCCATATATAGTGTCCACATCCATTTGGTGAGACGAATATTCAACTAAAAAACAAAAGCCACATCTAGTAATTTGTGGTAAAAATGACCGAATTTGCCTACCATATTACTATATCATTGTAGTAAATGCACTCAAAAGGATAGGATGAACATAATAGAGCAAAAGAGGTGACTTCAACCTAGATCTAAAGAAGCTTAAGTGTAATCTCTTCAGCACAGacatatatagatagatagagaaATGGTAAATATATGAGGGTACCTTCACGTTCTTGAAAGGCTAAGTGGCTTTCTGATTAGAGCTGGAACAAGAAAAAACTTATAACGATGAAACTTAACTTTGCTACCTCTGCTCTGCATGAACAAAACATAGTTACCAATTCATTCATCAAAGGAAACTAATATAATAGGCcaaataattaaattatttaCCAATCAAAAGTAGAAAAAGCTTCTGTAGAGAACCAAAATATATGAAATTTTAACTGGATTATGCCTTTATGTCAAGGAAGATGGAGACTAGAGAGCCCAAATTCAATAGGAAAGTCATTTTTTATAGATAAAAAGACCTCCTCAACTATTGTGCCTATACTAATTTTATATCAAACTACAGGACAAAATCTACATTGGCTGATTTATGTTAATCAATTAAagtctaagagcctgtttggatgggcttaaaaaaagcagcttataagctgttttcagcttataagctgctttttttaagctaagccaaatgtgcggactttttttttttgggcttattttaagcataaacttataagctggtcagtcaaacactaaaaaaaattgaaaataacttataagttattttcagcaacttataagctaagccaaatgggcTCTAAGATGAAGCTTCAATATATTAATTTTGTTAGAAATAAAGCTGACATATCACATTAAAAAATACCATGAACTACCAACTTCAATATAGACAACTAAGATCAACATTGTCATCAGTGAATAATTTATAGAAACTTCGTTCAAAGCATACAACGTCTTAACTAGAAAAATTTAAGCTAGCGTTTCGCCATagattctaaaaaaaaaactgaaaaacttaATTTGGGTGAAGTtttttcaagttttgaaaatgtgtttggccataatttttcaaaatatatttcacttttttgttttgaaaaacatGATACATTACTTACCCCTATAAGTTCTAAAATCTATCAAGAATACCCAACCATACAAAAACATTTACTTGCTAATTTCAAATTATGCagaacatgatattttaataaaactagctattctttaatataattttcccaCATTGTACGAACAATCTTCACTTTATAGAAGAGAATTGCTTTAATTGCGAAAACATGGTAGATACAAATTTAATGGAGGGACATGGTAGATAGAATTAGTTGGGTCataaataaatgatttttttataaaatacaaacgtttggggtggtttttaaaagttttgaaaaggtCAAAATATAGATCTTGGGCCAAAAATAGGTTTGTGTTAGAATTTGGGAATTTGaagatttattttcaaaatctgtcaaaattttatggccatacaaaaattagaaaataaatcttcaaaatatgcttccaaaatttatggccaaacgggagctGAAGTTGGAGACCGGCTCTAAAACTCGGAACAAGTACAGGTATCCATTTATCTTATAATTCTAAAATTGGGAAGCTCTTATCTTCAAAATTGAATTACAATTTTGCTCCTATAGTAAATCCAAATGTAATAAAACATCTAAAGAAAAGGAACCCtcaattaaataattttttatgaaaCTTAAAGTAAATTGGTGAATTAGAAATAAAGTAATGGCACTTTAATTTACTTCAAAACACGTTTCTCATCACAATTATTAGAGAATAGAAAAggtttctcccttttttttctttttccttgaaTTATTCTTTCTTAAATTCAAAAGAGACTTAATAATACAGGTTTGATCTTTAAggttctttttaatttatttgcgAAATtagaatcatatcatcatatattatattaaaagtgggAACACCTCAAGTgaaaagttaaaatattaaacaGCCTTTATAAAATTGAATGACATTTTTTTTTACCTGCAGTAAAGTACTAATAatatttttttgcaaaaattatatatatatatatatatatatatatatatatatatatatatatatatatatatatatatatatatatatatataaaatccaAATAAAGATTTTAAAAAATGAAACGATGGTTTTAAAGGAAAGATAAACGTGGAACTATTAAGATGATGTTCAGGTTTGGGGGACTTTTGATTTTCCAGAAGAACAATTTAAGCTTACAACTATTACTTGAGTAATGGTACATGACGGTGGCTTCACTACATTTAAATTGTAATAATTAGAGCAATTATTATTCAAACAAAATGGTAGTCACGCTGTTTTCAAGTAAAATCGGGTTTAATAAAAAAATCAATTAGAGATTTATTTTTTAAGGGTTTGAAGACAATTGGGACGTATCCGATCCCGAGAGTTTTATCTATGAGGCCGGTTCAAAAAATTGGCAAGCATAAATGCTACAAATAAGTAATAAGAATAACAGAAAAATAATCTTAGGAATGCTTCCGGACCAACTCCCATGAATTTGCCCATTCATAATTATATGATAATGTTACAATCTGATGTGGCGAGTCTCAGATCTCGCTCTCCCTTCCTTTTTCCTCAACCTTTTCTTTATA is drawn from Lycium barbarum isolate Lr01 chromosome 8, ASM1917538v2, whole genome shotgun sequence and contains these coding sequences:
- the LOC132606758 gene encoding probable disease resistance protein At4g27220; translated protein: MEALSILKEKVWDPYMGLEGKIETLRIKMQVLISRSKDVMTETKDAELHSSKKRKTEVDNWQSNVQKLEDEFRCFEQEIEQRSKFSRIGLSNRADKIHKEVEGLIDQGKFSEGILLNANEEKVQPLVTTNLKGKAFEQSLKEAVEYSLSEVSSIGIWGMGGVGKTTLATHIHNHLLKDSRFTSNVYWVTVSQDFSITKLQSQIAKMLRLDLSAEDDDKKRAASLYQSLMRNKNFVLILDDVWTPFDVEKVGIPLEMGGGKLIITSRSVEVCDRIGCKTKVKVGTLSPIESWEFFVEKLDHGGNLPNEIEEIARKMTKKCDGLPLGIITMASSMKGVNDVFEWRDAFEEFTESCMQMENMNNEVFPILRFSYNRLREPRLQKCFLYCCLYPEDFKIRRNELIRLFIVEGLLVRRNNKRAEFDQGHAVLNKLERACLLESVLNYEGESCVRMHDLVRQMALHIARDEFKWMVKAGAQFREIPGEQEWSEDLDKVSLMANDIKEISQPLSNVRPRLTTFSLRGNRSLSQVVDPFLVQMPGLCVLDLSYTAIQQLPSSVTNLASLSALLLRRCRELRFLPPLDKLKNLTELDLFDTNIKEVPQGLASLVNLSFLDMRTREKLFKTPAVGILARLFNLHSLSIPFAVRVEDLRGMRQLEVFRGVFVDVCSFNGFVKHRQSCRTPSFFQIALDPTQSPSLGFGIIPHCKVVVLRGMVLTGDKIEEEGDVTLLPLDTQELVIDHCDILTLGNSLLDAIPSLTQSKDLRAIRIFSCKGIEFLMRLSNCSSMGGRMMGDHELTSTCSPFSSLERLTLRGLEEFSGLVKLELGEALPPVGTFSHLCRLNVYSCHKMKNLIPRWLLQYLLNLTDIVVEDCEEMEEIMSEDEEEQAKQCASSASSSSPFPSNESRSIKDDEVVLPKLQNVTLTWLPKLKSVYKGRMTCGSIQRITVVGCEKLKRLPFNSSSSKRAAISSSSSSRYLHGS